The Antarcticibacterium sp. 1MA-6-2 genome has a window encoding:
- a CDS encoding ABC transporter permease: MDKWLQDFAYRIDISWWIFVVAGVTAIFIALFTISFQAIKAAIANPVKSLRTE, translated from the coding sequence ATGGATAAATGGCTACAGGATTTTGCCTATAGAATAGATATTAGCTGGTGGATTTTTGTTGTAGCCGGAGTAACTGCAATCTTTATTGCACTATTTACCATAAGCTTTCAGGCAATTAAAGCTGCCATTGCGAACCCGGTAAAGAGTTTAAGAACAGAGTAA